The genome window GGTAGAGTGGAGGCAAATCACAAAAGAAGTGGTTGATCTCACTAGACCCACAAAAACATAAACGGAATGCCAAGGTTGTGTGTATTAAACCATCTGTTGTTGCCACCAGGTAAACCCCCGCCATGAGCATGGAACACACCATGCCAGACATGTTCACTGTGTAGAGCAAAGGGTTGCTGATGGCCTGGTACCTATCGAAGGCCATCACTGCCAGCAGAAGACACTCAGAATCCGCAAAGACACAGAATGTCAAGAACTGCAAAGCACAACCAACCATGGGAATTGATTTCTCCTCAGCTAAGAGATCCACCAGCATTTTGGGTCCAATTGCTTTGGAATAGCAGAGGTCACAGAAGGAGAGGTTGCTGAGAAAAAAGTACATTGGTGTGTGGAGCTGAGAGTCCACTCTAATCAAAATTATCATCCCAAGATTGGCCAGGAGAGTAATGAGATAAACCAGTAGGAATGTGGTAAACAGGGCTACATTCGTGCCAGGGTTATTGGTAATTCCCAAGAAAATGAATTCATCCACAGAGGAACAATTTCCCctatccatttttctttcttcttgtgtaaattttaaaagatatttccaAAATTGGTAGATGTATTCTTAGTTatctataaaaaggaaaataatttattctCTGAATTTTGTTTCCTGAGAAATCTACCCAGTTACGTTTTACTTTGTAAGTGGATCTTTATGATATTGATCATAATAAAAACTATCTGATAGTCTTAGGGCTAATTTGTCATGAGGTGTAACATCCAGATAACACTGTGAAATATGTAACTTCttatattttcaacattttttaatctctctttccctttgcAAATATAATTTGATTTATTGAAACTTACTTAATCTTCAACATAGGTGGACAAAACAGCAATCATAGAGTTACGaggctataaaataaaatgttagatttttttcataatttaaaacttCCACTTGaacaaaatattaattataagtatCCAAATTCTGAACAAAACTTTTGTCAGTTCAAAAAGCAATGAAAGTTTATGTCACTGGCtgctgaaaattaaaattattttattctgatGCTATGTAGCCTATAACATTCAATAACAAAGGAAACAAATCAGATTTTTCAATGAAGAATATGCTTTATTTTCACTTGTTTATGTTTGCTTCAAAGAATGGTCTAGACAGAAACTATTAGAAACTGATCACTCAGAGAGGCATATTAAaagcaaattggaaaatctataaCTTAATTCACTTATATTTACTTTATGCCAAgttcttaaataaaacaaattgtaTTTTGAATTTGAAAAGAGAATAAGGAAATATGAAATTCCAGGAGCTGTATATGCTTGTCTTTTAGTATGAGATACATTTGCACCCTTAAATTTAGACCCTTTAATGAAATATGGGGAGTGGGAAACAGGGATGGATATACATTgaatattgtttctatttttattttttttggctcAATACATGGTATTGAAGTGAAGTTGaattatcacatttttatttataaagtggCACTTTCATAACCTGTTAAAAGAGGAATCATCAACAAAGAACACCAGCAAAAACTTCAATTAATGTGCATATCTTCATGATGGTCAAATAAGCAAAGGGTTCTTATGAGCCTAGattaagatacatttaaaaaatattactttgtaaATGTTAACAATTTTGTTTAACGTCTtctagttttgaaaaaaaaaactgtaatgtactaatttcaaaattatacatttacaaaatgtacatttcaaaatgtattaatatgaataaacagagagaaattgATTCATGGATACAGCCCTTATTGTTTTCCAAAAAAGATCAATAATTTTAACCTTgtgcttttaaatgtttaaacCTAGGAACTTACCTGAGATGAACAGTTCAATGGTGTGTGAATATTAGGCAG of Peromyscus maniculatus bairdii isolate BWxNUB_F1_BW_parent chromosome 4, HU_Pman_BW_mat_3.1, whole genome shotgun sequence contains these proteins:
- the LOC102907924 gene encoding olfactory receptor 5W2-like, translated to MDRGNCSSVDEFIFLGITNNPGTNVALFTTFLLVYLITLLANLGMIILIRVDSQLHTPMYFFLSNLSFCDLCYSKAIGPKMLVDLLAEEKSIPMVGCALQFLTFCVFADSECLLLAVMAFDRYQAISNPLLYTVNMSGMVCSMLMAGVYLVATTDGLIHTTLAFRLCFCGSSEINHFFCDLPPLYLLSCSDIQVNELALFTVFGFIELSTVSGVLVSYCYIILSVLKIRSAEGRFKAFSTCTSHLTTVAIFQGTVLFMYFRPSSSYSLDQDKITSLFYTLVIPMLNPLIYSLRNRDVKEAMKKLKIKMFS